One genomic region from Terriglobales bacterium encodes:
- a CDS encoding TylF/MycF/NovP-related O-methyltransferase, which translates to MRFSLLRRIGRRLAPSYRFHWPEMAWWQDPGFNQYLERFHEYKGLNTQRRWMVYQLARLVVSLPGDTAECGVFEGATSYLICRSLQGGSNPPRTHFLFDSFQGLSAPSPQDGSYWTQGGLAPSLEAARTNLESAGRLSWHPGWIPERFAEVAERRFSFVHIDVDLYQPTRDSLAFFYPRMQEGGIIVCDDYGFTTCPGATLVVDEFLADKPEKIIVLPCGGGFLIKGCQMAVPLPL; encoded by the coding sequence ATGCGTTTCTCCCTCTTGCGGCGCATCGGCCGCAGGCTGGCTCCCTCCTACCGCTTCCACTGGCCGGAGATGGCTTGGTGGCAGGACCCGGGGTTCAACCAGTACCTGGAGCGCTTCCACGAGTACAAAGGCCTGAACACGCAACGCCGTTGGATGGTGTATCAGTTGGCCCGCCTGGTGGTCAGCCTGCCCGGCGACACCGCCGAGTGCGGGGTCTTCGAAGGCGCTACCTCCTACCTGATCTGCCGCTCGCTGCAGGGAGGCTCCAACCCTCCACGCACCCACTTCCTCTTCGATTCCTTCCAAGGCCTTTCGGCTCCCTCCCCGCAGGACGGCAGCTACTGGACCCAGGGAGGCCTGGCCCCCAGCCTGGAGGCCGCCCGCACCAACCTGGAGTCAGCGGGCCGGCTCAGTTGGCATCCGGGATGGATCCCGGAGCGCTTTGCGGAGGTCGCCGAGCGGAGATTCTCCTTCGTGCACATCGACGTCGACCTCTACCAGCCCACACGCGACAGCTTGGCTTTCTTCTATCCCCGCATGCAGGAGGGTGGGATCATCGTCTGCGATGATTATGGCTTCACCACCTGTCCCGGCGCCACCCTGGTGGTGGACGAGTTCCTGGCCGACAAGCCGGAGAAGATCATCGTTCTGCCCTGCGGGGGCGGCTTCCTGATCAAGGGTTGCCAGATGGCCGTGCCCCTTCCCCTGTGA